Proteins encoded in a region of the Armatimonadota bacterium genome:
- a CDS encoding ABC transporter ATP-binding protein — protein MADERGATAASAQGVTKRFGDTTALDGVTVAVPLGAVVALLGPNGAGKTTLVSLLTGTRRADGGRVELFGEDPRHWRARRRLGVVPQEISFPHLLRVREVIDLVRAHYADPVPTPELLHRFGLEAEAGREVARLSSGQRRRLAVALAFAGRPALLVLDEPTAGLDLQLRRIFWQELRAHVASGGSILLTTHYLEEAEALADHVVLLHRGRVLASGTVSEVKASVERSRQALSAGAAEVRPLSLEDAVLHLLEEAS, from the coding sequence ATGGCCGATGAGCGCGGCGCGACCGCAGCCTCCGCACAGGGAGTGACGAAGCGGTTCGGGGACACGACGGCTCTGGACGGCGTGACCGTCGCCGTGCCTCTGGGCGCCGTGGTGGCGCTGCTGGGACCGAATGGCGCGGGCAAGACCACCCTGGTCAGCCTCCTCACGGGTACCCGCAGGGCCGACGGGGGGCGCGTGGAGTTGTTCGGGGAGGACCCGCGCCACTGGCGAGCGCGGCGACGCCTGGGCGTGGTCCCGCAAGAAATCAGCTTCCCGCACCTCCTCCGGGTCCGTGAGGTGATCGACCTGGTGCGGGCGCACTATGCCGATCCGGTGCCAACCCCGGAGCTCCTGCACCGCTTCGGGCTCGAGGCGGAGGCGGGGCGGGAGGTGGCGCGGCTCTCCTCGGGACAGCGGCGGCGCCTGGCGGTGGCCCTGGCCTTCGCCGGTCGCCCCGCGCTGCTGGTGCTCGACGAACCGACCGCCGGACTCGACCTGCAACTCCGGCGGATCTTCTGGCAGGAACTCCGGGCGCACGTCGCTTCCGGCGGGAGCATCCTCCTCACCACCCACTACCTGGAGGAGGCGGAGGCGCTCGCCGATCATGTGGTGCTGTTGCACCGGGGCCGAGTCCTGGCTTCCGGCACGGTGAGCGAGGTCAAGGCATCGGTCGAACGCTCCCGACAGGCGCTGTCGGCCGGCGCCGCGGAGGTGCGCCCGCTCTCCCTGGAGGACGCGGTCCTCCACCTGCTGGAGGAGGCGTCATGA
- a CDS encoding ABC transporter permease: protein MMRPLAAHFLADLRLLARMPAYTIPTLLLPSLFFLMFAGQRIPRGVPTVVPVASFATFAVFGVVFFKFGVSTAMDRAAPWTRYVRTLALAPGTVLAARALSAVVFALLAAFAVFATARMTMAIGLAPVQLGRVLVGLLAGALPFTLCGIAVGYWTSPRSAVAMANLLYLLLSYGGGLWTPPDLLPPGVRDVAVVLPTYHWGRVVWAAALALPWRTADWLALAAWTVVFGAAAWRGYVRDEGALYG, encoded by the coding sequence ATGATGCGACCTCTGGCCGCTCATTTCCTCGCGGATCTGCGGCTGCTGGCTCGAATGCCGGCGTACACTATTCCGACGCTGCTGCTGCCCAGCCTCTTCTTCCTCATGTTCGCCGGCCAGCGAATTCCCCGGGGTGTTCCGACCGTCGTTCCCGTGGCATCCTTTGCCACGTTCGCTGTGTTCGGCGTGGTCTTCTTCAAGTTCGGCGTCAGCACCGCGATGGACCGCGCCGCCCCCTGGACGCGCTACGTACGCACCCTGGCCCTCGCGCCCGGCACGGTGCTGGCGGCCCGCGCTCTCTCCGCAGTGGTCTTCGCCCTGCTGGCCGCCTTCGCGGTGTTCGCCACGGCCCGGATGACGATGGCGATCGGCCTGGCTCCGGTCCAGCTGGGGCGGGTGCTCGTGGGGCTGTTGGCCGGCGCGCTCCCCTTCACGCTCTGCGGAATCGCGGTGGGCTACTGGACGAGCCCGCGGAGCGCGGTAGCGATGGCGAATCTGCTGTATCTCCTCCTCTCGTACGGCGGCGGGTTGTGGACGCCGCCGGATCTCTTACCCCCCGGCGTGCGCGACGTGGCCGTCGTCCTCCCCACCTACCACTGGGGCCGCGTGGTGTGGGCGGCGGCGCTGGCGCTGCCGTGGCGGACGGCGGACTGGCTCGCCCTGGCCGCCTGGACGGTGGTCTTCGGGGCGGCGGCCTGGCGTGGCTACGTGCGGGACGAGGGCGCCCTCTACGGTTGA
- a CDS encoding YcaO-like family protein — MDRAAVMRLLSPYVGPIRALQELTTLPGHAPLPAFMAETADLRLIHGCPVRSIRGSATHYDRASAMAAAVGEAVERYCGAAMPETLPLAPAVALGTAAVSPDRFALFHPAQYARPEFPYRPFTPETCVRWTKGVDLSTHAAVYLPAQLVYLGAEAGAVAGDTPIGYATSNGMACGLSAEEAVLGGLLEVVERDAVMLTWYARWSPPILEWRADSSLATVEDRYFAVTGLRYTCLDLSDLHGIPTVLAVVRGTEVGMAVGAASALRPGEAWLKAMREAFATYAWADRLRRTTPPIALTRPDLVRRFADHVRFYADPQALPSAAFLWQSQESRDIRALPDLLEPVPVRQIAAVVGRIVAAGASVFAVDLTTVEVRRAGAHVWKVVSPELQPLDVGYERRYLGGPRLYAMAAQLTGRPLSSPEDVNPWPHPFP, encoded by the coding sequence ATGGACCGGGCGGCCGTCATGCGGCTCCTCTCCCCGTATGTGGGACCGATCCGCGCGCTGCAGGAGTTGACGACGCTTCCCGGTCACGCTCCTCTGCCCGCCTTCATGGCCGAGACGGCCGACCTCCGCCTCATCCATGGGTGCCCGGTGCGGAGCATCAGGGGCAGCGCGACGCACTACGACAGGGCGTCGGCCATGGCGGCGGCCGTGGGAGAGGCGGTGGAGCGCTACTGCGGGGCGGCCATGCCGGAGACGCTGCCCCTGGCCCCCGCGGTTGCCCTCGGGACCGCGGCCGTCTCGCCCGACCGGTTTGCCCTTTTCCACCCCGCGCAGTACGCCCGCCCGGAGTTTCCGTATCGCCCCTTCACGCCGGAGACCTGCGTGCGCTGGACGAAGGGGGTCGACCTGTCCACACACGCTGCAGTGTACCTGCCCGCCCAGCTCGTCTATCTGGGCGCGGAGGCCGGGGCGGTCGCGGGTGATACGCCCATCGGCTACGCGACCAGCAACGGGATGGCCTGCGGTCTCTCGGCGGAAGAGGCCGTCCTCGGCGGACTCCTGGAAGTGGTGGAGCGCGACGCCGTCATGCTGACCTGGTATGCGCGGTGGTCGCCGCCGATCCTGGAGTGGCGCGCCGACTCCTCCCTGGCGACTGTTGAGGACCGGTACTTTGCGGTCACGGGGCTCCGGTACACGTGCCTCGACCTGAGCGACCTGCACGGGATTCCGACCGTGCTGGCGGTGGTCCGGGGCACGGAGGTGGGGATGGCCGTGGGAGCGGCCAGCGCGCTGCGCCCCGGGGAGGCCTGGCTCAAGGCGATGCGCGAGGCGTTTGCGACCTATGCCTGGGCCGATCGCCTCCGACGGACCACGCCGCCCATCGCACTGACCCGACCGGATTTGGTGCGGCGCTTCGCGGATCACGTCCGGTTCTATGCGGATCCGCAGGCGCTCCCGTCGGCCGCCTTCTTGTGGCAGAGCCAGGAATCGCGGGACATCCGGGCTTTGCCGGATCTCCTCGAGCCGGTCCCGGTCCGGCAGATCGCCGCCGTCGTCGGACGCATCGTAGCGGCCGGCGCGTCGGTCTTTGCCGTGGATCTCACTACGGTCGAAGTCCGCCGGGCCGGGGCGCACGTCTGGAAAGTCGTCAGCCCCGAGCTGCAGCCGCTGGACGTGGGGTATGAGCGGCGCTATCTCGGCGGGCCACGGCTGTACGCGATGGCGGCGCAGCTCACGGGCCGACCCCTCTCGTCCCCGGAAGACGTGAATCCCTGGCCCCACCCGTTTCCCTGA
- a CDS encoding TOMM precursor leader peptide-binding protein — protein sequence MIPADARPRLYPWFRVVRDRDAYLFEYGGQLVRIAGPQAVPLLTALLPLIDGRLTVEEIQRRLGEWDGEAVVRVLSALKGNGIVAVAGSSPLSGEDGDLLTAIMGGRENDAPVDRARVGVLGTGSLAQAVTRLISASGVVAARAVTVDDPPTTLDLVVVAVQGEDLSRLDSWNRRMLECRQSWLLVLPFDGAYGTVGPLFIPGETACYACFQTRRRSVLEDPDIARLYDDLPAYHPMGAGVTSLLAGLAVHLALRWILRRDAWIGGMLYAVGLMPHPTVSAHEVWPVPRCPVCRPLSQHTPAPWFPEQAEPAQSPT from the coding sequence GTGATCCCGGCCGACGCTCGGCCCCGTCTCTATCCCTGGTTCAGGGTCGTCCGGGATCGCGACGCCTACCTCTTCGAGTACGGGGGACAGCTGGTGAGGATTGCAGGGCCCCAGGCTGTCCCCCTCCTTACGGCCTTGCTCCCCCTGATCGACGGTCGGCTGACCGTCGAAGAGATCCAGCGCCGCCTCGGCGAGTGGGATGGCGAGGCCGTCGTCCGGGTCCTCTCGGCACTAAAAGGTAACGGGATTGTTGCGGTTGCTGGCTCTTCGCCCCTGTCGGGGGAGGACGGAGACCTGCTGACCGCCATCATGGGAGGGCGGGAGAACGACGCGCCGGTCGATCGCGCCCGCGTGGGGGTCCTCGGGACGGGATCCCTGGCGCAGGCGGTGACCCGGCTCATCTCAGCATCGGGCGTCGTGGCCGCCCGCGCCGTCACGGTCGACGACCCCCCCACCACGTTGGACCTCGTCGTCGTCGCCGTCCAGGGCGAGGATCTATCCCGGCTCGACAGCTGGAACCGTCGGATGCTGGAATGCCGCCAGAGCTGGCTCCTCGTGTTGCCCTTCGACGGGGCATACGGGACGGTGGGACCGCTGTTCATTCCCGGGGAGACGGCGTGCTATGCCTGCTTTCAGACCCGCCGCCGGTCCGTCCTGGAAGACCCTGACATTGCCCGCCTCTATGACGACCTGCCGGCCTATCATCCCATGGGCGCGGGCGTGACGTCGCTGCTGGCCGGCCTGGCCGTGCACCTCGCACTGCGCTGGATCCTGCGCCGCGACGCCTGGATCGGCGGGATGCTGTACGCGGTGGGGCTCATGCCCCACCCCACGGTCAGCGCCCACGAAGTCTGGCCTGTGCCCCGGTGCCCGGTGTGCCGTCCCCTGTCCCAGCACACTCCCGCGCCGTGGTTTCCGGAGCAGGCGGAACCGGCGCAGAGCCCCACGTAA
- a CDS encoding SagB family peptide dehydrogenase, with product MALDDRLFVSASAVPLALASAQDDPAELYHEASKLQPSLLWRQMAGVRRMEQSPEMQRRALRAGKRFTHRPVHGLPPPHFGPASFEAVLRRRGSSRAFGEGALSLADFATILYAAYGITRRAGHIARPDGRTVPSGGALYPLDVYAAVQRVEGLPPGVYHYDPAGHRLAALRSDSPREELVRGLVDPSLAEASAVMMLAACFWRSRFKYGLRAYRFVLLEAGHLAQNVLLTAAALDLAVLPIGGYFDRRIDDLLALDGVHESVVYLLALGLHAGAYVR from the coding sequence ATGGCCCTCGACGACCGCCTGTTCGTCTCCGCCTCTGCCGTCCCTCTCGCGCTCGCCTCTGCGCAGGACGACCCTGCGGAGCTCTATCATGAGGCGTCCAAGCTGCAGCCCTCACTCCTCTGGCGGCAGATGGCGGGCGTCCGGAGAATGGAACAGAGTCCGGAGATGCAGCGGCGCGCGCTGCGCGCCGGGAAGCGGTTCACCCACCGACCTGTGCACGGGCTGCCGCCGCCTCACTTTGGGCCGGCATCCTTCGAGGCCGTCCTGCGCCGGCGGGGTTCATCCCGGGCTTTCGGGGAGGGGGCACTCTCGCTGGCCGATTTTGCGACGATCCTCTACGCCGCATACGGCATCACCCGACGTGCCGGGCACATCGCCCGGCCCGATGGTCGGACGGTGCCTTCGGGCGGCGCGTTGTACCCGCTGGATGTCTACGCCGCCGTGCAGCGGGTGGAGGGGCTGCCGCCGGGCGTCTACCACTATGACCCGGCGGGCCACAGGCTGGCGGCGCTGCGATCAGACAGCCCGCGTGAGGAGCTGGTCCGCGGGTTGGTCGATCCGTCCCTGGCCGAGGCGTCGGCGGTGATGATGCTCGCCGCCTGTTTCTGGCGCAGCCGCTTCAAATACGGGCTCCGGGCCTACCGCTTCGTCCTGCTCGAGGCCGGCCACCTCGCCCAGAACGTGCTCCTCACCGCGGCCGCTCTGGACCTGGCGGTCTTGCCGATCGGCGGGTATTTCGACCGCCGGATCGACGACCTCCTGGCCCTCGACGGTGTCCACGAGTCGGTGGTCTACCTCCTGGCCCTGGGACTACACGCCGGTGCCTATGTCCGATGA
- a CDS encoding CPBP family intramembrane glutamic endopeptidase: MSDELYRLGKLALALTFVGTGIICPSGGSANAAAGGFAGTALYALLARALPQVDLSVLRAPAVWTVLLGSVADEILWRGWLTAPAVQKAVLPYAVVGSTLGFAFAHLPRQGLRGAAVHLLTGAVFATVMLVLGFAAAATAHVSYNLWVLMARTGACRTGQRGVRDGR; the protein is encoded by the coding sequence ATGTCCGATGAACTCTATCGCCTGGGGAAGCTCGCGCTGGCGCTCACCTTCGTCGGCACGGGAATCATCTGTCCCTCTGGGGGGAGCGCAAACGCGGCGGCCGGGGGATTCGCGGGCACGGCGCTGTACGCCCTCCTGGCCCGTGCCCTGCCGCAGGTGGATCTGTCGGTCCTGAGGGCGCCGGCAGTCTGGACTGTACTGCTCGGGTCTGTGGCCGACGAGATCCTCTGGCGGGGCTGGCTGACCGCTCCCGCCGTCCAGAAGGCCGTCCTTCCCTACGCGGTGGTGGGGAGCACCCTCGGCTTCGCCTTCGCCCACCTGCCCCGGCAGGGACTCCGGGGGGCGGCGGTCCATCTTCTTACAGGGGCCGTCTTCGCGACGGTGATGCTCGTCCTGGGCTTCGCCGCCGCGGCGACCGCTCACGTCAGCTACAATCTCTGGGTCCTCATGGCAAGGACCGGTGCCTGTCGGACCGGTCAGAGAGGAGTGCGGGATGGCCGATGA